From one Lycorma delicatula isolate Av1 chromosome 2, ASM4794821v1, whole genome shotgun sequence genomic stretch:
- the LOC142319926 gene encoding uncharacterized protein LOC142319926 — protein sequence MYLQCTKKPFEDGNIIKESMLAASEILFQELKNKNEIMLAIQEVQLPRNSVTRRIEAMSEDIRAQLKDDLQKCVLLSLQSDESTDTCNVAQTNILIRIVFNDCSAKEDIMSILPLKGNAREDIYQVIKNRITEINLPLQKLPLQQMAHLSWLILMLASSRFTRMMLSF from the coding sequence ATGTACTTGCAATGCACAAAAAAACCGTTTGAGGATGGCAACATAATTAAAGAATCGATGCTTGCTGCATCAGAGATATTAtttcaagaattgaaaaataagaatgaaattatgtTAGCTATCCAAGAAGTTCAATTACCCAGAAATTCAGTCACTCGTAGAATAGAAGCAATGTCTGAGGATATCAGAGCACAATTAAAAGACGATTTACAAAAATGTGTTCTTCTAAGTTTACAGagtgatgaatcaacagataCCTGTAATGTAgctcaaacaaatattttgataaggATAGTTTTTAACGATTGCTCAGCAAAGGAGGATATAATGTCAATTTTGCCATTAAAAGGAAATGCACGTGAGGACATATACCAAGTTATTAAAAACCGtattacagaaattaatcttCCGCTTCAAAAACTGCCATTACAACAGATGGCGCACCTGTCATGGTTGATTCTGATGTTGGCTTCATCACGTTTTACAAGAATGATGCtgagtttctaa